Proteins encoded by one window of Chondromyces crocatus:
- a CDS encoding DUF2238 domain-containing protein, which translates to MSTKEMRPVRGTMQHARLPLVLLGVLTAVCVATAIRPAAGHLNWLLEVGPGLLGIAVLLAVYKRFPMSRLVYVCVFLHVLILVYGGYYTYAETPLGNWAKEAFGFSRNHYDRVGHVALGFFPALIIREVLLRRTPLQRGGWLSFIVVSIALAIGAFWELLEWWTTLVVAGDVGEAFLGSQGDVWDAQWDMFLALVGAIVSLLTLGGAHDRSMAALFSGSPTSPPPHPEAAP; encoded by the coding sequence ATGTCCACGAAAGAGATGCGACCCGTTCGCGGAACGATGCAGCACGCACGCCTCCCCCTCGTGCTGCTGGGCGTGCTCACGGCGGTCTGCGTGGCGACCGCGATCCGCCCCGCCGCCGGGCACCTCAACTGGCTGCTCGAGGTCGGTCCGGGGCTGCTCGGCATCGCGGTCCTCCTCGCCGTCTACAAGCGCTTTCCGATGTCACGCCTCGTGTACGTGTGCGTGTTCCTCCACGTGCTGATCCTCGTCTACGGCGGTTACTACACCTATGCCGAGACGCCGCTCGGCAACTGGGCGAAGGAGGCCTTCGGCTTCAGCCGCAACCACTACGACCGGGTGGGCCACGTCGCGCTCGGGTTCTTCCCTGCCCTGATCATCCGCGAGGTGCTCCTGCGGCGGACGCCGCTCCAGCGGGGTGGCTGGTTGTCGTTCATCGTGGTCAGCATCGCGCTGGCGATCGGCGCGTTCTGGGAGCTGCTGGAGTGGTGGACGACGCTCGTCGTCGCTGGCGATGTCGGGGAAGCCTTCCTCGGATCGCAAGGGGATGTCTGGGATGCGCAGTGGGACATGTTCCTCGCCCTGGTCGGCGCGATCGTCTCGCTGCTCACGCTGGGCGGCGCGCACGATCGCTCGATGGCGGCGCTGTTCTCCGGGAGCCCTACGTCTCCCCCGCCTCACCCCGAAGCCGCACCGTGA